The Planctomycetota bacterium sequence CCGCCGGCCCGGGATTGCCCCGCGAACCACCGTCGAACTCCACGATCAGGTGCATCGCCGGCAGGCTAGGCACCGAGACACGACACGCTCAGCGATCAAGACCGTTCAAGCCGGTACTGGTTCGGCTGCCTCCGCTGCGGGCTCGGCGGGTACTTCGACCTCGGGCTCGATGTCCTCGCCCACGTGGCGAACGACGTAGACCTCGTCGACATCCTGGGCCTGGAACTCGGATGCGACGCGGGCGGCAAAGTCGTCTCGCGTCGAGACGGTGAATGGCCCGGCGATCTTCTCGACCTTGACGATCTTCACCTCGACCTCGACCGGCTCGGCGGTCTCGTCCTTGCCCTGGTGCAGCGACTCGGCGGCAGCGGTGGTGAGGATGCGCTTGATCTTGATCGGCACGCCCTTGCGATCGCGCTTGACGGCCTTCTTGCCGGTCTTGGCACGCGACGCACGCTTGGCCGTCTTCTTCTGCCGAACGGCCATCTCGGGCGTGAGGTCCTCGGGAATGTAGAGGATTCGGCCGCAACCCGGGCAGGTGATGATCTCGTCGCGAAGCTTCAGGCGGTTGTAGACGTCAACCACAAGCTCCATGTTGCAGGCGGTGCAATAGTAGCGCTCCTCCTTGCCGTCGATGTGACCGATCGGGGCGAGCGCTTCGCCGTCGTAGTTCTCGGCGAGTCGCTCGTAGGTCGCAAGCACGTCGGGCGGAACCTCGGCGGCGGCGGCGTCTCGCTTCGGGCGAAGCTCGTCGATCACCGCTTGAAGCTCGGCAGTTCGGCCTTCGATCTCGGCCTCGAGCTGCGTCGCCTTTTCGGCCTCGACCTTGGCCGCTTCCTGCTGCTCGACTTCCTGGGCTTTGAGCGCGTCGATCTGACTGGTCTGCGACAGGCCTTCCTCTTCAACTCGCTCGCGCTCAGACTTCTGCGTGTTCAGCTGCTGGAGCAGGGCCTGGTACTGGCGGTGATTTTTGGCTTCCTGCTGCTGCAGGCGAAGGTGCTCGATGTGCTCGTCGCGGTACTTGAGGTCGCCCTCCATCTCCATCTGCTTGGCGGTGATCCGCTGCAGGGAAGCGTGGGTCTCTTCGAGATGCTGCCGGGCGAGCTCGGCCCGCTTCTTCTGCACCCGCACGCCCCGGGTGGCCTTGTCGAGATCGTCCTCGGCTTTGCGGAGGTTGAGATCTGCCTTGTAGAGATGGAGTAGCCGTTGATTCGTGGGGCCCATGGGTGGCGTGCGTGCAGGGGTGGCGGCGTCCTCCACGCCGCTGTTTTCAAAGTCTGGAAGGGAGTGTAGCCAAGACCGCCCGTGCCGGCTGGCAAAAGGAGGCTGGTTGGAACGCGTCGGATGGCATCGGCCGGCGCACGCGTCGCACCGGGCAGCAACTGCGTCCGCGTGAACGACGCAAAGGAACCGCTTGGAATCGTGCGGAGACGTCCGTGGTCTCGATCGGGCGAGTCGCCGATAGCGGCACTGCCTGACGGAGAGGCCTCGTGTCATCGCGATCGCAGTTGCAGCCTCCGCGCAGCAAAACACCCGCAGCGTGGGCTGCGGGTGTTTGCTGTCCTTGGACAGGCGAATAGTCGGATGGCCATCCGTCGGTGTTGCCACCGACGATCCACCGTGAGGCGGACGAGGTTGTGCTGACAGTCGCTTCGGGGTTCGCACCCGTTGGCGTCTACAGAATCCCGTAGAAAGGAGGTGATCCAGCCGCAGGTTCCCCTACGGCTACCTTGTTACGACTTAGTCCCAGTCATCGAACCCGGCTTCGGCACCTCTGAGATGAGGCGACTTCGGCCGTTCCCGACTCCCATGACTTGACGGGCGGTGTGTACAAGGCTCAGGAACACATTCACCGCGACGTAGCTGATTCGCGATTACTAGCGATTCCACCTTCATGAAGGCGAGTTGCAGCCTTCAATCTGAACTTAGAGTAGGTTTTTAGATTGGCGCCGTTTCACAACTTAGCATCTCATTGTCCTGACCCAATGTAGCACGTGTGTAGCCCAGAGTATAAGGGGCATGCTGACTTGACGTCGTCCCCACCTTCCCCCGGTTTGTAACCGGTAG is a genomic window containing:
- a CDS encoding C4-type zinc ribbon domain-containing protein, producing the protein MGPTNQRLLHLYKADLNLRKAEDDLDKATRGVRVQKKRAELARQHLEETHASLQRITAKQMEMEGDLKYRDEHIEHLRLQQQEAKNHRQYQALLQQLNTQKSERERVEEEGLSQTSQIDALKAQEVEQQEAAKVEAEKATQLEAEIEGRTAELQAVIDELRPKRDAAAAEVPPDVLATYERLAENYDGEALAPIGHIDGKEERYYCTACNMELVVDVYNRLKLRDEIITCPGCGRILYIPEDLTPEMAVRQKKTAKRASRAKTGKKAVKRDRKGVPIKIKRILTTAAAESLHQGKDETAEPVEVEVKIVKVEKIAGPFTVSTRDDFAARVASEFQAQDVDEVYVVRHVGEDIEPEVEVPAEPAAEAAEPVPA